Proteins encoded together in one Gigantopelta aegis isolate Gae_Host chromosome 8, Gae_host_genome, whole genome shotgun sequence window:
- the LOC121379387 gene encoding polyserase-2-like isoform X2, producing the protein MQKLGGGEMKIHHFIRAVCLLFPAFVICESTSRHVRVKRIVGGAPLEVGQWPWLVSLHFRQDHPFTNRTRLRHLCTGSLIHPRWVLTAGHCFDGNEWPTLNNSRNWVVVLGEHNQYRREVGEQRIRIRRYFVHPEYSEPFGWGMFIPLWVNVTVMRKAPCIRSYDAVPDDDPDKAYYQPRDDTIMCAGTPPGGKDACLGDSGGPLACFHDDRWLLTAVVSTGHDCGHADYPGLYTMVRPYLDWIQYTMDNN; encoded by the exons ATGCAGAAACTCGGAGGGGGAGAAATGAAGATCCATCACTTTATCAGGGCCGTTTGTCTTCTATTTCCAG CGTTCGTCATATGTGAGTCGACGAGCCGCCATGTTCGAGTAAAGCGAATAGTGGGCGGAGCGCCGCTCGAGGTTGGCCAATGGCCGTGGCTGGTCTCCCTCCACTTCAGACAGGACCACCCCTTCACCAACAGGACCAGGCTACGTCATCTGTGCACGGGGTCCTTGATTCACCCGCGGTGGGTCCTTACAGCAGGACATTGTTTCGA TGGAAACGAGTGGCCTACGCTCAATAACAGCAGGAATTGGGTTGTCGTTCTTGGAGAGCATAACCAATACCGACGAGAGGTTGGAGAACAGCGAATTCGAATACGTAGATATTTTGTACACCCCGAGTATTCAG AGCCGTTTGGCTGGGGAATGTTCATCCCGCTGTGGGTGAACGTGACTGTGATGCGCAAGGCGCCGTGTATCCGCAGCTACGACGCCGTGCCCGACGACGACCCCGACAAGGCGTACTACCAGCCCCGCGACGACACCATCATGTGCGCCGGCACGCCGCCTGGCGGCAAGGACGCGTGCTtg GGCGACTCTGGCGGACCCTTGGCGTGTTTCCACGATGACCGCTGGCTACTGACGGCCGTTGTTTCGACTGGACACGACTGCGGACACGCCGACTACCCCGGGCTGTACACGATGGTGAGACCCTACCTGGACTGGATCCAATACACCATGGACAACAACTGA
- the LOC121379387 gene encoding serine protease 33-like isoform X1: MQKLGGGEMKIHHFIRAVCLLFPAFVICESTSRHVRVKRIVGGAPLEVGQWPWLVSLHFRQDHPFTNRTRLRHLCTGSLIHPRWVLTAGHCFDGNEWPTLNNSRNWVVVLGEHNQYRREVGEQRIRIRRYFVHPEYSARPLLRDFTLIKLKRRARLTPTVQPIGLDSQGRCDNVGTEVAVAGWGQIAYEPFGWGMFIPLWVNVTVMRKAPCIRSYDAVPDDDPDKAYYQPRDDTIMCAGTPPGGKDACLGDSGGPLACFHDDRWLLTAVVSTGHDCGHADYPGLYTMVRPYLDWIQYTMDNN, from the exons ATGCAGAAACTCGGAGGGGGAGAAATGAAGATCCATCACTTTATCAGGGCCGTTTGTCTTCTATTTCCAG CGTTCGTCATATGTGAGTCGACGAGCCGCCATGTTCGAGTAAAGCGAATAGTGGGCGGAGCGCCGCTCGAGGTTGGCCAATGGCCGTGGCTGGTCTCCCTCCACTTCAGACAGGACCACCCCTTCACCAACAGGACCAGGCTACGTCATCTGTGCACGGGGTCCTTGATTCACCCGCGGTGGGTCCTTACAGCAGGACATTGTTTCGA TGGAAACGAGTGGCCTACGCTCAATAACAGCAGGAATTGGGTTGTCGTTCTTGGAGAGCATAACCAATACCGACGAGAGGTTGGAGAACAGCGAATTCGAATACGTAGATATTTTGTACACCCCGAGTATTCAG CCAGGCCGCTGCTGCGAGATTTCACTTTGATCAAGCTCAAGAGACGAGCTCGCCTCACGCCCACGGTGCAGCCCATTGGGCTCGACTCACAAGGCCGCTGTGATAACGTCGGCACCGAGGTCGCTGTCGCCGGATGGGGACAGATCGCGTACG AGCCGTTTGGCTGGGGAATGTTCATCCCGCTGTGGGTGAACGTGACTGTGATGCGCAAGGCGCCGTGTATCCGCAGCTACGACGCCGTGCCCGACGACGACCCCGACAAGGCGTACTACCAGCCCCGCGACGACACCATCATGTGCGCCGGCACGCCGCCTGGCGGCAAGGACGCGTGCTtg GGCGACTCTGGCGGACCCTTGGCGTGTTTCCACGATGACCGCTGGCTACTGACGGCCGTTGTTTCGACTGGACACGACTGCGGACACGCCGACTACCCCGGGCTGTACACGATGGTGAGACCCTACCTGGACTGGATCCAATACACCATGGACAACAACTGA